One genomic segment of Penaeus chinensis breed Huanghai No. 1 chromosome 24, ASM1920278v2, whole genome shotgun sequence includes these proteins:
- the LOC125038118 gene encoding pyruvate dehydrogenase phosphatase regulatory subunit, mitochondrial-like yields MLQRIIKVRSTAVSSLISQQCHTSADILKGSWYPPHQYHQHDQEKGMHISSTLPLDESPPKKAKVVICGGGMVGTSLLYHLAELGWGADTVLVDQARIGAASSWRGSGFLGGVKLIKTEMNILRTSKKLVKQLSEAGHDTGWKQCGSLHLARTRNRMTHFRKMKAIAEARGTECYMLTPEEVAKKCDILHTSDIIGGMWVPKDGACDPYKLCYTLLKLAIEKGTHVVEKCQVTRIIVHNQRAVAVETTKGIIECDYVINTSGLWARNVGQLTEPHVKVPVHPAEHYFLYTYPIEEIDPQMPAIRDPDGNIYLREYNGGLMGGGFEKWAKPAFEHGILPDDAEERDQLEDWDHFHILLKEMLHRIPVMKNAVLGRLYNTAYGFSPDHRWIIGMSPELSNYFVATALRSGGSNAAGGIGSLLADWIVSGISPMDAYDLDILRFLPAHNNRRFLLDRVREVPGLHYGIAFPFGDCETGRCIRMSPIFPKLKAAGAVFGQVMGYERPSYFDPAKSLDSTVAGDSEHSALFHMAYSDTWTKPHWFDFAWEEYAACRERVAILDYSSFAKFDIWSKGNEVVQALQYLCSNDVDIPVGGIIHTGMQNSLGGYENDCSLARIAPNHYMMIAPSIQQTRCNTWLKRNLPGDGSVVMSDVTSMYTAICLMGPLARCVLSELTDIDLSTKAFPFFSFKELDVGLANSIRAMNLTHTGELGWVLYIPNEYGLHVYNNLVSIGKKYGMRHAGYYAMRSLRIEKFYAFWGQDLDSTTTPLECGRGFRVKLNKDIDFIGREALVQQKEKGVKRLYVQLQLEDHNIEVDPWAWGGEPIYRDDRFVGVTTTTGYGYTLQNLVCLGFVRNFNEKREMDFVTPEYVMAGNYEVDIAGVRYSATVRLRSPTLPTKFPEPQLDRYLATRISS; encoded by the exons CACCAAAGAAAGCAAAGGTTGTGATATGTGGTGGAGGGATGGTGGGCACTTCTTTGCTCTATCATTTGGCAGAGCTGGGATGGGGTGCGGATACTGTTTTGGTTGATCAAGCAAG GATTGGTGCTGCATCATCATGGAGAGGTTCAGGTTTCCTTGGTGGAGTAAAATTAATCAAAACAGAGATGAACATTCTGCGTACCTCTAAAAAACTTGTTAAGCAGTTGTCAGAAGCTGGACATGACACTGGCTGGAAGCAGTGTGGATCCCTCCATCTTGCAAGAACCCGAAACAGAATGACACACTTTCGTAAAATGAAGGCAATTGCAGA GGCAAGAGGTACAGAATGTTATATGTTAACTCCTGAGGAAGTAGCCAAAAAATGTGATATTCTTCACACATCAGATATTATCGGTGGTATGTGGGTCCCAAAAGATGGAGCCTGTGACCCATACAAGCTTTGCTATACTCTTCTGAAATTAGCAATTGAAAAAG GTACACATGTTGTGGAGAAGTGTCAAGTAACCCGTATCATCGTTCACAATCAGCGTGCAGTTGCAGTTGAAACTACCAAAGGAATTATAGAGTGCGATTATGTTATTAACACTAGTGGTCTGTGGGCTAGAAATGTAGGCCAGCTAACAGAACCTCATGTAAAAGTTCCTGTACACCCAGCAGAACACTACTTCTTATATACATATCCTATTGAAGAAATTGATCCTCAGATGCCAG CAATACGTGATCCAGATGGGAACATCTATCTGCGCGAATATAATGGTGGACTTATGGGAGGAGGATTTGAAAAATGGGCTAAGCCGGCTTTTGAGCATGGAATACTTCCAG ATGATGCAGAGGAAAGAGACCAATTAGAAGACTGGGACCATTTTCATATCCTTTTGAAGGAGATGCTTCACCGTATCCCTGTCATGAAGAATGCTGTGCTGGGCCGCTTGTACAATACAGCTTATGGCTTTTCCCCCGACCATAGATGGATAATAGGGATGTCGCCTGAA TTGTCCAATTACTTTGTAGCCACTGCCCTAAGAAGTGGTGGAAGCAATGCTGCTGGGGGAATAGGTTCTCTGTTAGCTGACTGGATTGTTAGTGGCATTTCACCCATGGATGCTTACGATTTAGACATTCTTCGCTTTCTTCCTGCACACAACAACAGAAGATTTCTACTAGACCGTGTTAGAGAAGTTCCAG GTTTGCACTATGGCATTGCATTCCCATTTGGGGATTGTGAGACAGGAAGATGCATAAGAATGTCCCCGATCTTCCCCAAGTTGAAGGCAGCTGGGGCTGTGTTTGGTCAGGTTATGGGATACGAGCGGCCAAGTTATTTTGACCCTGCAAAGAGCTTGGACTCCACAG TTGCTGGAGACAGTGAACACTCTGCTCTATTCCATATGGCTTATTCTGATACATGGACCAAGCCACACTGGTTTGATTTTGCTTGGGAAGAGTATGCTGCATGTAGGGAGCGTGTTGCTATACTGGATTACTCTTCGTTTGCAAAGTTTGATATATGG TCAAAAGGGAACGAAGTTGTCCAAGCACTTCAGTACCTGTGCAGCAACGATGTAGACATACCAGTTGGAGGCATCATTCATACTGGAATGCAGAACTCACTTGGAGGTTATGAAAATGATTGTTCACTTGCACGAATTGCTCCTAATCA CTATATGATGATTGCACCCAGTATCCAGCAAACAAGATGTAACACATGGTTAAAGCGCAATTTACCGGGAGATGGTTCAGTTGTAATGAGTGATGTTACATCTATGTATACTGCAATTTGTTTAATGG GACCACTGGCTCGCTGTGTATTGTCTGAGTTAACAGACATAGACCTGTCAACCAAAGCTTTCCCATTCTTCTCATTCAAGGAGTTAGATGTTGGACTTGCTAATAGTATTCGAGCCATGAATCTTACTCACACAGGGGAGCTTGGCTGGGTGTTATACATTCCAAATGAG taTGGTCTTCACGTTTATAACAACCTGGTttcaataggaaaaaaatatgggaTGAGACACGCTGGTTATTATGCCATGCGATCTCTAAGAATAGAAAAGTTCTATGCATTTTGGGGACAAGACTTAGATTCAACCACAACACCACTTGAATGTGGCAGAGGGTTCAGAGTCAAATTGAAT AAAGACATTGATTTCATTGGGAGAGAAGCTCTAGTGcagcagaaggagaagggtgtTAAACGCTTATATGTACAGCTGCAGCTTGAAGATCACAACATAGAAGTGGACCCTTGGGCTTGGGGAGGTGAACCAATTTACAGGGATGATCGTTTTGTGGGAGTCACCACCACAACAGGCTATGGCTACACCCTTCAGAACTTG GTTTGCCTTGGGTTCGTTCGCAACTTTAATGAAAAACGAGAAATGGACTTTGTAACTCCAGAGTATGTAATGGCTGGGAACTATGAGGTTGATATTGCGGGTGTACGATATTCTGCAACTGTTAGACTGCGATCTCCAACTCTGCCAACCAAATTTCCTGAACCACAACTTGATAGATATTTGGCTACAAGGATTTCATCTTAG